One genomic region from Anaerolineae bacterium encodes:
- a CDS encoding 2-dehydropantoate 2-reductase, protein MTSPSFSLLIVGTGALATLFAARLRAAGVEMTLLGSWPEGVEALRRHGARLWVEGEAEARAFSVRVATRPEEVGQVRFALVLVKAWQTARAARHLQACLAAEGVALTLQNGLGNVETLAGALGRERVAVGVTTTGATLVAPGVVRPGGEGVIHLGEHPRLEPVVRWLQRAGFSVEVSPDVQGLIWGKLAVNAAINPLTTLLEVPNGALVANAAARLFLRRAAWEVQAVAGALGVRLPFPDAADAAEEVARRTARNLSSMLQDLRRGAPTEIDAISGAVVRFGRQVGVSTPVNQALWEMVKEKVERRRQAAPSAHKKNGA, encoded by the coding sequence ATGACCTCTCCCTCCTTTTCTCTCCTTATCGTCGGCACCGGGGCGCTGGCCACACTATTCGCCGCCCGGCTGCGCGCGGCGGGCGTGGAAATGACCTTGTTGGGCTCCTGGCCCGAGGGAGTAGAGGCGCTGCGTCGGCATGGCGCCCGTTTGTGGGTGGAGGGGGAGGCCGAGGCGCGGGCCTTTTCGGTGCGGGTGGCGACCCGGCCTGAGGAGGTAGGCCAGGTGCGTTTTGCCCTGGTTTTGGTCAAAGCCTGGCAGACCGCCCGTGCCGCCCGACATCTGCAGGCCTGCCTGGCGGCCGAGGGTGTGGCCCTCACCCTGCAAAACGGGTTGGGGAATGTGGAGACCCTGGCCGGGGCGTTGGGGCGGGAACGGGTGGCCGTAGGCGTGACTACCACCGGCGCCACGCTGGTGGCCCCTGGGGTGGTGCGCCCTGGCGGCGAGGGCGTGATTCACCTGGGCGAACATCCCCGGCTGGAGCCTGTGGTGCGGTGGTTGCAGCGTGCGGGCTTTAGCGTGGAGGTGTCCCCGGATGTGCAGGGGCTGATCTGGGGCAAACTGGCCGTCAATGCGGCCATCAACCCCTTGACCACGTTGCTGGAGGTGCCCAACGGGGCCCTGGTGGCCAACGCGGCGGCGCGCCTTTTCCTCCGCCGTGCCGCCTGGGAGGTGCAGGCGGTGGCCGGAGCGCTGGGCGTGCGGTTGCCCTTCCCCGATGCGGCCGATGCCGCCGAGGAGGTGGCCCGGCGCACGGCCCGCAATCTTTCTTCCATGCTCCAGGATTTGCGCCGAGGGGCTCCCACCGAAATCGACGCCATCAGCGGCGCGGTGGTGCGTTTTGGCCGTCAGGTGGGCGTGTCCACCCCCGTCAACCAGGCCTTATGGGAAATGGTGAAGGAGAAGGTGGAGCGGCGACGCCAGGCGGCGCCGTCGGCGCACAAAAAAAACGGGGCCTGA
- a CDS encoding FHA domain-containing protein: MMERTEEQGALLLAEGGWLDGQRWYLKGAMTIGRAPDCDIVIPDRQVSRRHARLIESPEGFLLEDLASKNGTYINGQRIALPTLLRDGDEVQIALAQKFYFLSSEATLPLEDVSPVWGRLRLDPASRRVWIGGREVMPPLSVAQFRLLQALYERPGEVVPRDDLIRAVWGEEAVGVSAQALDALVRRLRDRLAEANPTHAYIVSVRGHGLRLDNPPQ, from the coding sequence ATGATGGAGCGGACAGAGGAACAGGGAGCCCTGCTCCTGGCCGAGGGAGGATGGTTGGACGGGCAGCGCTGGTATTTGAAGGGCGCGATGACCATTGGACGGGCGCCGGACTGCGATATTGTGATTCCCGATCGGCAGGTCTCCCGCCGCCACGCGCGCCTGATCGAAAGCCCCGAGGGCTTTCTCCTGGAAGACCTGGCCAGCAAGAACGGCACTTACATCAACGGGCAGCGCATCGCCCTGCCCACCTTGCTGCGCGATGGGGATGAGGTGCAGATTGCCCTGGCGCAGAAGTTCTACTTCCTCTCGTCGGAAGCCACCTTGCCGTTGGAAGATGTGTCCCCGGTGTGGGGGCGTTTGCGTTTGGACCCGGCCTCGCGGCGGGTTTGGATCGGTGGGCGGGAAGTGATGCCGCCGCTTTCCGTAGCGCAGTTTCGTTTGCTGCAGGCGTTGTACGAGCGCCCCGGGGAGGTGGTACCCCGCGACGATTTGATTCGCGCGGTGTGGGGCGAGGAAGCGGTGGGGGTGAGCGCCCAGGCTCTGGATGCTTTGGTGCGCCGCCTGCGAGATCGACTGGCCGAGGCCAACCCCACCCACGCTTACATCGTCAGTGTGCGGGGGCATGGCCTGCGTCTGGACAACCCGCCGCAGTAG
- the panB gene encoding 3-methyl-2-oxobutanoate hydroxymethyltransferase, which produces MQSQSAAARKKVTVRTLRAKKRRGEPITMMTAYDYPSAVAVDRAGIDVILVGDSLGMVVLGYETTLPVTMEDMLHHARAVARGARYPLLVGDMPFMSYQVSMEEAVRNAGRFLQEAGMDAVKLEGGRERAETIRAIVGAGIPVMGHIGLTPQSVHQLGGFRAQGKTAQAAKKLLEDALILQDAGCFSLVLESVPAQLAQLITEKLEIPTVGIGAGPHCDGQVLVFHDLLGLFDRFTPRFVKQYAQLHAVVHDALVAFKEDVEQRRFPGPEHSVEMKAEEWERLMEMLQDA; this is translated from the coding sequence ATTCAATCCCAATCTGCTGCAGCGCGCAAAAAGGTGACGGTGCGCACGCTGCGGGCCAAGAAGCGCCGCGGTGAGCCGATTACCATGATGACCGCTTACGATTACCCTTCCGCCGTGGCCGTGGATCGGGCAGGCATCGATGTCATCCTGGTGGGCGATTCTTTGGGCATGGTGGTGTTGGGCTATGAGACCACGCTGCCCGTGACCATGGAGGATATGCTGCACCACGCCAGGGCAGTGGCACGGGGGGCCAGGTATCCGCTCCTGGTCGGGGATATGCCCTTTATGTCCTACCAGGTTTCGATGGAAGAGGCCGTGCGCAACGCAGGGCGCTTTCTGCAAGAGGCCGGGATGGACGCGGTCAAACTGGAAGGGGGCCGGGAGCGGGCGGAGACCATTCGCGCCATCGTCGGCGCGGGGATCCCTGTGATGGGGCACATTGGCCTGACCCCGCAAAGCGTGCACCAACTGGGTGGCTTCCGCGCTCAAGGGAAGACGGCCCAGGCGGCCAAAAAATTACTCGAGGATGCCCTCATTTTGCAGGACGCCGGGTGCTTCTCCCTGGTCCTGGAATCAGTGCCGGCCCAATTGGCCCAACTGATCACGGAAAAACTGGAGATCCCCACCGTTGGGATTGGTGCCGGGCCCCATTGTGACGGACAGGTGTTGGTGTTCCACGACCTGCTGGGGCTGTTCGACCGCTTCACACCTCGGTTCGTCAAGCAGTATGCTCAACTCCATGCGGTTGTCCATGACGCCCTGGTGGCCTTCAAAGAAGATGTGGAACAGCGTCGCTTCCCCGGCCCGGAGCACAGCGTGGAGATGAAGGCGGAAGAATGGGAACGGCTGATGGAAATGCTGCAGGATGCATGA
- a CDS encoding type III pantothenate kinase, with protein sequence MLLTIDVGNTNITLGLYQSETLGPRWRIATAHERMPDEFGLQFLGFLSHVGVSPSDLEGICLASVVPPLTDKIVEACRRYLEHDPLVVEAGVRTGVRLLYEDPRAVGADRVADAVAVQHLYGGPACVVDFGTATTFDAISAEGDYLGGAIAPGIGIAAEALFRRAAKLPRIELRRPPSSIGRNTVHAMQSGLLFGYVGLVEGMVARFRAELGPEMKVIATGGLAEIIAQETEVIDIINPWLTLDGLRLIWGLNQR encoded by the coding sequence ATGTTGCTCACCATTGATGTAGGAAACACCAACATCACCTTGGGGCTGTACCAGAGCGAGACTTTAGGCCCTCGGTGGCGAATAGCCACGGCCCACGAGCGAATGCCGGATGAGTTCGGGCTGCAGTTTTTGGGGTTCTTGTCCCATGTGGGAGTTTCGCCTTCCGATTTGGAAGGGATCTGTCTGGCCTCGGTGGTGCCGCCTTTGACGGACAAAATCGTGGAAGCCTGCCGGCGCTATCTGGAACACGACCCCCTGGTGGTGGAGGCGGGGGTGCGGACAGGGGTGCGCCTTCTTTATGAAGACCCCCGCGCCGTGGGCGCCGACCGGGTGGCCGATGCGGTGGCGGTGCAACACCTCTATGGCGGCCCGGCCTGCGTGGTGGATTTCGGCACGGCTACCACGTTTGATGCCATTTCGGCCGAGGGGGACTACCTGGGCGGGGCCATTGCTCCGGGAATCGGCATCGCAGCCGAGGCCCTCTTCCGCCGGGCAGCCAAATTGCCGCGCATTGAGTTGCGCCGTCCTCCTTCGTCGATTGGCCGGAACACGGTGCACGCCATGCAGTCGGGGCTGCTTTTTGGGTATGTGGGCCTGGTGGAGGGGATGGTGGCCCGTTTCCGGGCCGAGTTGGGGCCGGAGATGAAAGTCATCGCTACCGGAGGGCTGGCCGAGATCATCGCCCAGGAAACCGAGGTGATCGACATCATCAACCCCTGGCTTACCCTGGATGGCCTGCGGTTGATTTGGGGGCTGAACCAGCGATAA
- a CDS encoding pantoate--beta-alanine ligase, translating to MQVVTTLDELWAARARLPEPVGFVPTMGYLHEGHLSLVRYARKGCRSVAVSIFVNPTQFGPNEDLDKYPRDLERDLALLEAEGVDLVWTPTAEVMYPEGYQTWVTVEEITKPLEGGRRPGHFRGVTTVVAKLFNAVRPQWAFFGQKDAQQARVIQQMTRDLSLPIGIVVCPIVREPDGLAMSSRNTYLGPRERQAATVLYRALRTARETFEAGEREAETLRRMMRETMEAEPLARLQYVSCADPETLAELHGPVKRALLSMAVFVGQTRLIDNMLLGLGRDTFPPYIPPGMTLPAGLAEFA from the coding sequence ATGCAGGTGGTCACGACACTGGATGAACTCTGGGCCGCGCGGGCGCGGCTTCCCGAACCGGTGGGCTTTGTGCCCACCATGGGGTATCTTCACGAAGGGCATCTCTCTTTGGTGCGTTACGCCAGGAAGGGCTGCCGCAGCGTAGCGGTGAGCATTTTCGTCAACCCTACGCAATTCGGACCCAATGAGGATTTGGACAAATATCCCCGTGATCTGGAGCGGGATCTGGCGCTGTTGGAAGCTGAGGGCGTGGACCTGGTCTGGACGCCCACGGCTGAGGTCATGTACCCCGAGGGATATCAAACCTGGGTCACGGTGGAGGAAATCACCAAACCGCTGGAAGGGGGCCGGCGTCCGGGACACTTCCGGGGGGTGACTACGGTGGTGGCCAAGTTGTTCAACGCCGTGCGGCCCCAGTGGGCCTTCTTCGGCCAAAAGGACGCGCAGCAGGCCAGGGTGATTCAGCAAATGACGCGGGATCTCAGCCTGCCCATCGGCATTGTGGTGTGTCCCATTGTGCGGGAGCCCGATGGCCTGGCCATGTCCAGCCGGAACACTTATCTCGGCCCTCGGGAGCGGCAGGCTGCCACGGTGCTCTATCGTGCTCTCCGCACAGCCCGCGAGACCTTCGAGGCTGGTGAACGTGAGGCCGAGACGCTGCGCCGCATGATGCGGGAAACCATGGAGGCTGAACCGTTGGCCCGGTTGCAATATGTCTCTTGCGCCGACCCGGAGACTTTGGCGGAACTGCACGGTCCGGTGAAGCGGGCTTTGCTCTCGATGGCGGTGTTCGTGGGCCAGACGCGCCTCATCGATAACATGCTTCTGGGGCTGGGCCGTGATACGTTTCCGCCGTACATTCCTCCAGGCATGACCTTGCCGGCGGGGCTGGCGGAGTTCGCATAG
- a CDS encoding four helix bundle protein encodes MSWEDDFARWQESVPPSIRNDPLWRAEYYRLALFLYELVWDDIEHIRRDLRGKEIARQLIRSAGSVTANLEEAFGRGIDSADGQRVLRIALGECRETRGWYFRLRRLLPQATLAARLDILTRLIAMLTAVHTTYRRKHR; translated from the coding sequence ATGTCCTGGGAAGACGACTTCGCCCGCTGGCAAGAGAGTGTGCCTCCATCCATCCGCAACGATCCCCTATGGCGGGCAGAGTATTACCGGCTGGCCCTTTTCCTTTACGAACTGGTCTGGGACGATATCGAGCATATCCGGCGCGACCTGCGTGGCAAGGAAATCGCCCGGCAACTGATCCGCAGCGCGGGAAGCGTGACGGCCAATCTGGAAGAAGCCTTTGGCCGGGGCATTGACTCCGCCGACGGGCAACGGGTACTCCGCATCGCGTTGGGCGAATGCCGCGAAACACGAGGCTGGTACTTTCGCCTGCGCCGCTTGCTCCCCCAAGCCACCCTGGCTGCCCGACTGGACATCCTGACTCGGCTGATCGCCATGCTCACCGCCGTCCACACCACCTACCGCCGCAAGCACCGATAA
- a CDS encoding chordopoxvirus fusion protein translates to MPISTTLIRKLSDLDPALREVILLLLEEVERQRGQLAQQVTQKEFLELKEVVAGLARTMAELAEAQKRTEERLTRLEVTVAELAEAQKRTEKRLNELIEAQKHTEERLTRLEATVAELAEAQKRTEESLNQLATAHQVTRERLEGISNAVGYTLEDRALRSLPQRLLQEGVEVQEPLVRKYIRLRNKERQVNIYGLGKRNGQEVLIMGEAKVRPSRKEVERFLRLAHRLAEEEGRELFLVFVAYDFPPAMEAYLRDRGILPVWSYELSL, encoded by the coding sequence ATGCCCATCAGTACCACATTGATTCGCAAACTGAGCGACCTGGACCCGGCGTTACGGGAGGTCATCCTTTTGCTGCTCGAAGAGGTTGAGCGGCAAAGAGGGCAGTTGGCACAACAAGTCACGCAGAAAGAATTCCTCGAACTCAAAGAGGTCGTAGCCGGGCTGGCCCGAACGATGGCCGAACTGGCCGAGGCCCAGAAGCGCACGGAAGAGCGCCTCACACGGCTGGAAGTCACCGTGGCCGAACTGGCCGAGGCCCAGAAGCGCACCGAGAAACGGCTCAACGAACTGATCGAAGCCCAGAAACACACCGAGGAGCGCCTCACACGGCTGGAAGCCACCGTGGCCGAACTGGCCGAGGCCCAGAAGCGCACGGAAGAATCTCTGAACCAGTTGGCCACCGCCCACCAGGTGACCCGCGAGCGCCTGGAAGGCATCTCCAACGCAGTGGGCTATACCCTGGAAGACCGCGCCTTGCGCTCCCTGCCTCAACGCCTGCTCCAGGAAGGTGTCGAGGTGCAGGAGCCCTTGGTGCGCAAGTACATTCGCCTTCGCAACAAAGAACGCCAGGTCAACATCTACGGCCTCGGCAAACGCAACGGGCAAGAGGTGCTGATTATGGGCGAGGCCAAGGTGCGGCCTTCACGCAAAGAGGTGGAACGCTTCCTACGTCTGGCCCACCGCCTTGCCGAGGAAGAAGGGCGGGAACTCTTCCTGGTTTTCGTGGCCTACGACTTCCCACCTGCCATGGAAGCCTACCTGCGCGACCGGGGCATCCTGCCTGTATGGTCCTACGAACTGAGCCTGTGA